One window of the Megalops cyprinoides isolate fMegCyp1 chromosome 2, fMegCyp1.pri, whole genome shotgun sequence genome contains the following:
- the neurod6a gene encoding neurogenic differentiation factor 6-A: MLTLPFEDPAMMPETQFNADFPRDCIEEIKVRKQDPFIKVETISSSENKITQEEESEKDEDEREEGQDENGLPRRRGPRRKKMTQARIDRVKLRRIEANARERSRMHGLNNALDSLRKVVPCYSKTQKLSKIETLRLAKNYIWALSEILSTGKRPDLLTFVQTLCKGLSQPTTNLVAGCLQLNARNFIADHSGEAPFAGRSPYDAVYPPYHSPEMGTPTGHGGGGGSVDSAKPYKPYSYCSVYESFYESASPECTSPQFEGPLSPPINFNGIFSLKHEDPAEYGKTCHYGMRYCAMPARGSLGHSSMFRGSSDIHFPYDIHLRSQSYAVQDELNTAFHN, translated from the coding sequence ATGTTGACCTTACCCTTCGAAGACCCTGCGATGATGCCGGAGACACAGTTTAATGCGGATTTCCCTCGAGACTGCATTGAAGAAATCAAGGTGAGAAAACAAGACCCTTTCATAAAAGTGGAAACCATTTCCAGCTCAGAGAACAAAATTACTCAGGAGGAAGAGTCGGAGAAAGACGAGGACGAGCGGGAAGAAGGCCAAGACGAGAACGGCTTGCCCAGAAGGAGAGGACCGCGCAGAAAGAAGATGACTCAAGCGCGGATTGACAGGGTTAAACTGCGACGCATAGAGGCCAACGCGAGGGAGCGGAGCAGAATGCACGGTCTGAACAATGCTCTAGACAGTCTTCGCAAGGTGGTTCCCTGCTACTCCAAAACGCAGAAGTTGTCCAAAATCGAGACCCTGCGGCTGGCGAAGAACTATATATGGGCTCTGTCGGAAATTCTTAGCACCGGCAAGCGACCTGATCTGTTGACCTTCGTGCAAACGCTGTGCAAAGGATTGTCACAACCCACCACCAATTTAGTGGCGGGGTGTCTGCAACTGAACGCCAGAAATTTCATCGCAGATCACAGCGGGGAAGCGCCCTTCGCTGGCAGGTCTCCTTACGACGCGGTGTACCCGCCGTACCACAGTCCTGAGATGGGCACGCCTACGGGCCAcggtggcggcggcggcagcgTGGACAGCGCCAAACCCTACAAGCCGTACAGCTACTGCAGCGTCTACGAGTCCTTCTACGAGAGCGCTTCCCCGGAGTGCACCAGTCCTCAATTCGAGGGTCCCCTCAGTCCTCCGATTAACTTTAACGGGATCTTTTCCCTCAAACACGAGGACCCGGCAGAGTATGGTAAGACGTGCCACTACGGCATGCGCTACTGCGCGATGCCGGCACGCGGTTCTCTCGGCCACAGCTCGATGTTCAGGGGATCTTCCGACATCCATTTCCCATATGACATACATTTGCGCAGCCAGTCCTACGCCGTGCAGGACGAATTAAACACAgcttttcataattaa